One stretch of Scophthalmus maximus strain ysfricsl-2021 chromosome 12, ASM2237912v1, whole genome shotgun sequence DNA includes these proteins:
- the ints13 gene encoding integrator complex subunit 13, protein MKMFAMSHKTVFVVDHCPYMAESSRQQVECDVLTKSRAQGVIPLAPVSKSLWTCAVECSMEYCRILYDIFPKDKLVNYIVSDSEFHILNSWRQEDQTTHELMSALAAVGPPNPREDPECCSILHGLVSAVESLCKITELQHERRTALMDTAERVANRGRIICLTNAKSDTHVRMLEDCIQETILEQNKLAAGSDRLMAIQQCELVLVHIHPQGEDTLVSDRPKKEISPLLTSEVHSVRAGRHLATKLNILVQQHFDLTSTTITNIPMKEEQHANTSANYDVELLHHKDAHLEFFKSGDLHMAGSSTRENGLKETITLKWCTPRTNSIELHYCTGAYRISPTDVNSRPSSCLTNFLLNGRSVLLEQPRKSGSKIISHMLSSHGGEIFLHVLNSNRSTLEDPPSISEGCGGRVTDYRITDFGEFMRENRLAPVSESSHNPSGKLPGERAKAQLERYTRYWPMIISQTTIFNMQAVVPLANLIVKETLTEDDVLTCQKTVYNLVDMERKNDPLPISTVGSRGKGPKRDEQYRIMWNELETLVKTHAGATDKHQRVLDCIVACRSKPPEEEERKKRGRKREDREDRTEKNGSKESEDKSWQESERLKGLLDKEEQEAEVIKDSPDSPEPPNKKPRLTTEEVQPPERAKGPVSLLTMWSNRITAANSRKHQEFVGRVSSVNNKFELYQHLKDENGMDVHENGKAAR, encoded by the exons ATGAAGATGTTCGCCATGTCCCACAAGACGGTCTTCGTGGTGGACCACTGTCCCTACATGGCCGAGTCCAGTCGCCAGCAGGTGGAGTGTGACGTGCTGACGAAGAGTCGAGCTCAGGGGGTGATTCCTTTGGCCCCGGTGTCCAAGTCCCTGTGGACCTGTGCTGTGGAGTGCTCCATGGAGTACTGCCGGATCCTCTACGATATTTTTCCAAAGGACAAACTG GTTAATTACATTGTGAGCGATTCAGAGTTCCACATATTGAATAGCTGGAGACAGGAAGATCAGACCACTCATGAG CTAATGTCTGCTCTGGCTGCTGTTGGGCCACCTAACCCACGCGAGGACCCGGAGTGTTGCAGCATCCTGCACGGGCTGGTGTCTGCGGTCGAGTCGTTATGCAAGATCACAGAGTTGCAGCACGAGAGGCGCACCGCTCTCATGGATACGGCAGAGAGAGTTGCCAACCGGGGTCGTATTATCTGCCTAACCAACGCTAAAAG CGATACTCATGTGCGCATGTTGGAAGACTGCATCCAGGAGACCATTTTAGAACAGAACAAGCTGGCGGCAGGTTCAGACAG GCTCATGGCCATTCAGCAGTGCGAGCTGGTCTTAGTTCACATCCACCCGCAGGGTGAAGACACGCTGGTGTCAGACCGACCTAAGAAAGAG ATCTCTCCTCTGCTCACCAGTGAAGTTCACAGTGTTCGTGCCGGGAGGCACCTCGCCACCAAACTCAACATTCTGGTCCAGCAGCACTTTGACTTGACCTCCACCACCATAACAAACATCCCCATGAAG GAAGAGCAGCACGCCAACACATCAGCCAATTATGACGTTGAGCTCCTTCATCACAAAGACGCTCACCTGGAGTTCTTCAAAAGTG GGGACTTGCACATGGCCGGCAGCAGCACCCGCGAAAATGGACTCAAAGAGACTATTACACTGAAATGGTGCACTCCACGGACCAACAGCATAG AACTGCATTACTGTACCGGAGCCTATCGCATATCCCCCACAGACGTTAATAGTCGACCATCGTCCTGTTTGACAAATTTTCTACTTAATG GTCGATCAGTGCTGCTGGAGCAGCCCAGGAAGTCAGGGTCAAAGATCATCAGCCACATGCTCAGCAGCCATGGCGGCGAGATCTTCCTTCACGTGCTCAACAGCAACCGCTCCACCCTGGAGGACCCACCCTCCATCAGCGAGGGCTGCGGAGGCCGAGTGACAGACTATAGAATCACG gACTTTGGCGAATTCATGCGGGAGAACCGGCTGGCTCCAGTTTCAGAGTCGTCACACAATCCCTCGGGAAAGCTGCCGGGTGAGAGGGCCAAGGCGCAGCTGGAGCGTTACACTCGATACTGGCCAATGATCATCTCCCAGACCACCATCTTTAACATGCAGGCA GTGGTTCCTTTAGCCAACCTGATTGTGAAGGAGACTTTGACTGAGGATGACGTTCTGACCTGCCAGAAAACTGTTTACAACCTGGTagacatggagaggaagaaCGACCCACTTCCTATCTCAACTGTGGGATCCAGAGGCAAAGGGCCCAAGAG AGATGAACAGTATCGCATAATGTGGAACGAGTTGGAAACGTTGGTGAAAACTCACGCTGGCGCCACCGACAAACACCAGCGGGTTCTGGACTGCATCGTCGCCTGCCGCAGCAAACctcccgaggaggaggagaggaagaagagagggaggaaaagagaggacagGGAAGACAGGACAGAGAAGAACGGCAGCAAGGAGTCAGAGGACAAAAGCTGGCAGGAGTCAGAAAG ACTGAAGGGTTTGCTGGATAAAGAAGAACAGGAGGCGGAAGTGATCAAGGATTCCCCAGACTCTCCCGAGCCGCCAAATAAGAAACCGCGCCTGACGACTGAAGAGGTTCAGCCTCCAGAGAGAGCGAAAG GTCCCGTCTCGCTCCTCACCATGTGGTCCAATCGTATCACCGCAGCCAATTCCAGGAAGCACCAAGAGTTTGTCGGAAGAGTGAGCTCGGTCAACAACAAGTTTGAGCTGTACCAGCACCTGAAAGATGAGAACGG GATGGACGTTCATGAAAATGGCAAGGCCGCCAGATGA
- the ano6 gene encoding anoctamin-6 isoform X1, producing the protein MSDNDILEMDSVSDAEELELELEGGPELGMIDEEMVYPEEFLPTYHSIKEGARITKTQLADFNNKPDSLFFNDGVRRIDFILVYEDEDKKEFEKRHTFQRRKRRREYFEASLMKMGVELEATKSVIDEKLTFIKVHMPWDVLCTYGEVLHIKLPIQPNDLASRPSPWRFFSYVTKHFYPNEELIGKETEFFTAPFEKDRLEYFYIKDKDVFFTPSMRSRMAYYILSRAPYEIRGNTKKFGITKLLDGGVYKAAYPLHDCRFNVPSTEQGCPNERFLLYEEWAHPKSFYKMQPLDLIRKYYGEKIGIYFAWLGFYTMMLALAAVVGLGCFIYGWKTQETSTWSKEVCDPEIGGNIVMCPQCDKFCNYWRLNTTCEASKKLSIFDNFGTLVFAVFMSIWVTLFLEFWKRYQAELEYEWDTVEFLEQEEPPRPEYEAKCIYERKNPVTGVKEKVPYTTCGRCVRVSIGIGTVLFWILLILASIVAIIVYRLAVFFTFSTRFRSQELKELEPLKEYVTPQMATSVTASLISFVVIMILNILYERVAIWITNFELPRTKTDYENSLTLKMFLFQFVNYYSSCFYIAFAKGKAASYPGQPVYLLGKYRNEECDPGGCLFELTTQLSIIMSGKAIWNNIQEVLMPWVKNLISRYCTRVTSEKVIPRWEQDYQLQSISKLGLFHEYLEMVIQFGFVTLFVASFPLAPVLALVNNLFEIRVDAWKIITQFRRIMPEKAQDIGAWQPILQGIAILAVATNAMIIAFTSDMIPRLVYYWSFSVYPYGDQFNNTMAGYINSSLSIFNTRDFTSISRPIMDNSTTIPTCRYRDFRYPPGHPRQYEHNVYYWHVVAAKMAFIIVLEHIVYLTKFILSYVIPDVPYAVKEQIRREKYLTQVILHETNLKLVTKRLKPIKDEILKHTHTKEGKEEIELDF; encoded by the exons ATGAGCGACAACGACATTCTCGAGATGGACTCCGTGTCCGACgcggaggagctggagctggagctggagggggGTCCCGAGTTGGGCATGATCGACGAGGAAATGG tttatCCCGAGGAGTTTTTACCAACGTATCATTCGATTAAAGAAGGAGCAAGAATAACCAAAACGCAGCTG GCAGACTTCAACAACAAGCCCGACTCCTTATTCTTCAACGACGGCGTGAGGCGGATCGATTTCATCCTGGTCTACGAAGATGAGGACAAGAAGGAGTTCGAGAAGAGGCACACGTTCCAGCGACGCAAG AGACGACGAGAGTACTTTGAGGCCAGCCTGATGAAGATGGGAGTGGAACTGGAGGCCACAAAATCG GTCATAGATGAGAAACTGACGTTCATCAAGGTCCACATGCCCTGGGACGTGCTGTGCACCTATGGCGAGGTCCTGCACATCAAGCTCCCCATCCAGCCCAACGACCTGGCCTCCCGCCCCTCCCCCTGGCGCTTTTTCTCCTACGTCACCAAGCACTTCTACCCCAACGAGGAGCTGATCGGCAAGGAGACGGAGTTCTTCACTGCGCCCTTCGAGAAAGACCGCCTGGAGTACTTCTACATAAAGGACAAAGATGTCTTCTTCACTCCGTCCATGAGGAGCCGAATG gcATATTACATCCTGAGTCGTGCCCCCTATGAAATAAGAGGAAATACAAAGAAGTTTGGCATCACCAAACTGCTGGACGGCGGAGTGTACAAAGCTGCCTATCCCCTCCATGAC TGCAGGTTCAACGTCCCGTCCACAGAACAGGGCTGCCCCAACGAGAGATTCCTGCTCTATGAAGAATGGGCTCATCCCAAAAGCTTCTACAAGATGCAGCCACTCGACCTAATAAG GAAGTATTATGGAGAGAAGATTGGTATTTACTTTGCCTGGCTGGGCTTCTACACGATGATGCTCGCTCTGGCTGCTGTTGTGGGACTGGGTTGCTTCATTTATGGATGGAAGACTCAAGAAACCAGCACCTGGAG CAAAGAGGTGTGCGACCCGGAGATCGGAGGGAACATAGTAATGTGTCCACAGTGCGACAAGTTCTGCAACTACTGGAGGTTGAACACCACATGTGAAGCGTCAAAA AAACTTAGTATATTTGATAACTTTGGGACCCTGGTGTTTGCAGTTTTCATGTCAATCTGGG TAACATTATTCCTGGAGTTTTGGAAGCGTTACCAGGCGGAGCTGGAGTACGAATGGGACACTGTGGAGTtcctggagcaggaggagccaCCTCGCCCAGAGTATGAGGCCAAGTGTATCTATGAGAGGAAAAATCCTGTCACAGGG gtgaaagaaaaagttccttATACAACCTGTGGACGATGTGTTCGGGTGTCCATTGGAATAGGGACAGTCCTATTCTGG ATTCTGTTGATCCTGGCGTCCATCGTGGCCATCATTGTCTACCGCCTGGCCGTCTTCTTCACCTTCTCCACCAGATTCAGAAGCCAGGAGCTGAAGGAGTTGGAGCCGTTGAAGGAGTACGTGACGCCTCAGATGGCCACTTCTGTCACAGCCTCTCTCATCAGCTTTGTTGTAATTATGATCCTCAACATTCTCTACGAGCGCGTCGCCATCTGGATCACGAACTTTG aactcCCGCGGACCAAGACGGACTACGAGAACAGCTTAACCCTGAAGATGTTCCTCTTTCAGTTTGTCAACTATTACTCCTCGTGTTTCTACATCGCCTTCGCCAAAGGGAAAGCTGCCAGCTACCCTGGACAGCCTGTTTATCTTTTGGGAAAGTACAGGAACGAGGAG TGTGATCCTGGTGGTTGTCTGTTTGAGTTGACCACTCAGCTCTCAATCATTATGAGTGGAAAAGCCATCTGGAACAACATCCAAGAAGTCTTGATGCC TTGGGTGAAGAATTTGATTTCCCGCTACTGCACCCGTGTGACCTCAGAGAAAGTGATCCCTCGCTGGGAGCAGGACTACCAGCTCCAGTCCATTTCAAAACTAGGACTGTTCCATGAATATCTAGAAATGG TCATCCAGTTTGGCTTTGTGACCTTGTTCGTGGCCTCCTTCCCTCTGGCTCCGGTCCTGGCTCTGGTCAACAACCTGTTCGAGATCCGCGTCGACGCTTGGAAAATCATCACGCAGTTTCGCCGCATCATGCCGGAGAAGGCCCAGGACATCGGGGCCTGGCAGCCCATTCTTCAGGGCATCGCCATCTTGGCTGTTGCAACAAAC GCCATGATCATTGCGTTTACATCAGATATGATTCCACGCTTGGTCTACTACTGGTCTTTCTCTGTGTACCCATATGGAGATCAATTTAATAACACAATGGCGGGCTACATCAACAGCTCGCTGTCTATATTCAACACCAGAGATTTCACCAGCATCAGCAGGCCCATTATGGACAACAGCACAACCATCCCAACCTGCAG GTATCGTGATTTCCGTTATCCTCCGGGACACCCCAGACAGTATGAGCACAATGTCTACTACTGGCATGTGGTCGCAGCAAAAATGGCTTTTATAATTGTACTAGAG CACATTGTTTACCTTACCAAGTTCATCCTGTCCTATGTGATCCCAGACGTCCCGTACGCTGTCAAAGAGCAGATCAGACGAGAGAAATACTTGACCCAGGTCATTCTCCACGAGACCAACCTCAAGCTGGTGACCAAACGTTTGAAACCCATCAAAGACGAGATTCTcaagcacactcacacaaaagagggaaaggaggagatAGAGCTGGATTTTTGA
- the ano6 gene encoding anoctamin-6 isoform X2, with protein sequence MSDNDILEMDSVSDAEELELELEGGPELGMIDEEMVYPEEFLPTYHSIKEGARITKTQLADFNNKPDSLFFNDGVRRIDFILVYEDEDKKEFEKRHTFQRRKRRREYFEASLMKMGVELEATKSVIDEKLTFIKVHMPWDVLCTYGEVLHIKLPIQPNDLASRPSPWRFFSYVTKHFYPNEELIGKETEFFTAPFEKDRLEYFYIKDKDVFFTPSMRSRMAYYILSRAPYEIRGNTKKFGITKLLDGGVYKAAYPLHDCRFNVPSTEQGCPNERFLLYEEWAHPKSFYKMQPLDLIRKYYGEKIGIYFAWLGFYTMMLALAAVVGLGCFIYGWKTQETSTWSKEVCDPEIGGNIVMCPQCDKFCNYWRLNTTCEASKKLSIFDNFGTLVFAVFMSIWVTLFLEFWKRYQAELEYEWDTVEFLEQEEPPRPEYEAKCIYERKNPVTGVKEKVPYTTCGRCVRVSIGIGTVLFWILLILASIVAIIVYRLAVFFTFSTRFRSQELKELEPLKEYVTPQMATSVTASLISFVVIMILNILYERVAIWITNFELPRTKTDYENSLTLKMFLFQFVNYYSSCFYIAFAKGKAASYPGQPVYLLGKYRNEECDPGGCLFELTTQLSIIMSGKAIWNNIQEVLMPWVKNLISRYCTRVTSEKVIPRWEQDYQLQSISKLGLFHEYLEMVIQFGFVTLFVASFPLAPVLALVNNLFEIRVDAWKIITQFRRIMPEKAQDIGAWQPILQGIAILAVATNAMIIAFTSDMIPRLVYYWSFSVYPYGDQFNNTMAGYINSSLSIFNTRDFTSISRPIMDNSTTIPTCRYRDFRYPPGHPRQYEHNVYYWHVVAAKMAFIIVLEHIVYLTKFILSYVIPDVPYAVKEQIRREKYLTQICCPVP encoded by the exons ATGAGCGACAACGACATTCTCGAGATGGACTCCGTGTCCGACgcggaggagctggagctggagctggagggggGTCCCGAGTTGGGCATGATCGACGAGGAAATGG tttatCCCGAGGAGTTTTTACCAACGTATCATTCGATTAAAGAAGGAGCAAGAATAACCAAAACGCAGCTG GCAGACTTCAACAACAAGCCCGACTCCTTATTCTTCAACGACGGCGTGAGGCGGATCGATTTCATCCTGGTCTACGAAGATGAGGACAAGAAGGAGTTCGAGAAGAGGCACACGTTCCAGCGACGCAAG AGACGACGAGAGTACTTTGAGGCCAGCCTGATGAAGATGGGAGTGGAACTGGAGGCCACAAAATCG GTCATAGATGAGAAACTGACGTTCATCAAGGTCCACATGCCCTGGGACGTGCTGTGCACCTATGGCGAGGTCCTGCACATCAAGCTCCCCATCCAGCCCAACGACCTGGCCTCCCGCCCCTCCCCCTGGCGCTTTTTCTCCTACGTCACCAAGCACTTCTACCCCAACGAGGAGCTGATCGGCAAGGAGACGGAGTTCTTCACTGCGCCCTTCGAGAAAGACCGCCTGGAGTACTTCTACATAAAGGACAAAGATGTCTTCTTCACTCCGTCCATGAGGAGCCGAATG gcATATTACATCCTGAGTCGTGCCCCCTATGAAATAAGAGGAAATACAAAGAAGTTTGGCATCACCAAACTGCTGGACGGCGGAGTGTACAAAGCTGCCTATCCCCTCCATGAC TGCAGGTTCAACGTCCCGTCCACAGAACAGGGCTGCCCCAACGAGAGATTCCTGCTCTATGAAGAATGGGCTCATCCCAAAAGCTTCTACAAGATGCAGCCACTCGACCTAATAAG GAAGTATTATGGAGAGAAGATTGGTATTTACTTTGCCTGGCTGGGCTTCTACACGATGATGCTCGCTCTGGCTGCTGTTGTGGGACTGGGTTGCTTCATTTATGGATGGAAGACTCAAGAAACCAGCACCTGGAG CAAAGAGGTGTGCGACCCGGAGATCGGAGGGAACATAGTAATGTGTCCACAGTGCGACAAGTTCTGCAACTACTGGAGGTTGAACACCACATGTGAAGCGTCAAAA AAACTTAGTATATTTGATAACTTTGGGACCCTGGTGTTTGCAGTTTTCATGTCAATCTGGG TAACATTATTCCTGGAGTTTTGGAAGCGTTACCAGGCGGAGCTGGAGTACGAATGGGACACTGTGGAGTtcctggagcaggaggagccaCCTCGCCCAGAGTATGAGGCCAAGTGTATCTATGAGAGGAAAAATCCTGTCACAGGG gtgaaagaaaaagttccttATACAACCTGTGGACGATGTGTTCGGGTGTCCATTGGAATAGGGACAGTCCTATTCTGG ATTCTGTTGATCCTGGCGTCCATCGTGGCCATCATTGTCTACCGCCTGGCCGTCTTCTTCACCTTCTCCACCAGATTCAGAAGCCAGGAGCTGAAGGAGTTGGAGCCGTTGAAGGAGTACGTGACGCCTCAGATGGCCACTTCTGTCACAGCCTCTCTCATCAGCTTTGTTGTAATTATGATCCTCAACATTCTCTACGAGCGCGTCGCCATCTGGATCACGAACTTTG aactcCCGCGGACCAAGACGGACTACGAGAACAGCTTAACCCTGAAGATGTTCCTCTTTCAGTTTGTCAACTATTACTCCTCGTGTTTCTACATCGCCTTCGCCAAAGGGAAAGCTGCCAGCTACCCTGGACAGCCTGTTTATCTTTTGGGAAAGTACAGGAACGAGGAG TGTGATCCTGGTGGTTGTCTGTTTGAGTTGACCACTCAGCTCTCAATCATTATGAGTGGAAAAGCCATCTGGAACAACATCCAAGAAGTCTTGATGCC TTGGGTGAAGAATTTGATTTCCCGCTACTGCACCCGTGTGACCTCAGAGAAAGTGATCCCTCGCTGGGAGCAGGACTACCAGCTCCAGTCCATTTCAAAACTAGGACTGTTCCATGAATATCTAGAAATGG TCATCCAGTTTGGCTTTGTGACCTTGTTCGTGGCCTCCTTCCCTCTGGCTCCGGTCCTGGCTCTGGTCAACAACCTGTTCGAGATCCGCGTCGACGCTTGGAAAATCATCACGCAGTTTCGCCGCATCATGCCGGAGAAGGCCCAGGACATCGGGGCCTGGCAGCCCATTCTTCAGGGCATCGCCATCTTGGCTGTTGCAACAAAC GCCATGATCATTGCGTTTACATCAGATATGATTCCACGCTTGGTCTACTACTGGTCTTTCTCTGTGTACCCATATGGAGATCAATTTAATAACACAATGGCGGGCTACATCAACAGCTCGCTGTCTATATTCAACACCAGAGATTTCACCAGCATCAGCAGGCCCATTATGGACAACAGCACAACCATCCCAACCTGCAG GTATCGTGATTTCCGTTATCCTCCGGGACACCCCAGACAGTATGAGCACAATGTCTACTACTGGCATGTGGTCGCAGCAAAAATGGCTTTTATAATTGTACTAGAG CACATTGTTTACCTTACCAAGTTCATCCTGTCCTATGTGATCCCAGACGTCCCGTACGCTGTCAAAGAGCAGATCAGACGAGAGAAATACTTGACCCAG ATTTGCTGTCCTGTGCCATGA
- the ano6 gene encoding anoctamin-6 isoform X3, translated as MKMGVELEATKSVIDEKLTFIKVHMPWDVLCTYGEVLHIKLPIQPNDLASRPSPWRFFSYVTKHFYPNEELIGKETEFFTAPFEKDRLEYFYIKDKDVFFTPSMRSRMAYYILSRAPYEIRGNTKKFGITKLLDGGVYKAAYPLHDCRFNVPSTEQGCPNERFLLYEEWAHPKSFYKMQPLDLIRKYYGEKIGIYFAWLGFYTMMLALAAVVGLGCFIYGWKTQETSTWSKEVCDPEIGGNIVMCPQCDKFCNYWRLNTTCEASKKLSIFDNFGTLVFAVFMSIWVTLFLEFWKRYQAELEYEWDTVEFLEQEEPPRPEYEAKCIYERKNPVTGVKEKVPYTTCGRCVRVSIGIGTVLFWILLILASIVAIIVYRLAVFFTFSTRFRSQELKELEPLKEYVTPQMATSVTASLISFVVIMILNILYERVAIWITNFELPRTKTDYENSLTLKMFLFQFVNYYSSCFYIAFAKGKAASYPGQPVYLLGKYRNEECDPGGCLFELTTQLSIIMSGKAIWNNIQEVLMPWVKNLISRYCTRVTSEKVIPRWEQDYQLQSISKLGLFHEYLEMVIQFGFVTLFVASFPLAPVLALVNNLFEIRVDAWKIITQFRRIMPEKAQDIGAWQPILQGIAILAVATNAMIIAFTSDMIPRLVYYWSFSVYPYGDQFNNTMAGYINSSLSIFNTRDFTSISRPIMDNSTTIPTCRYRDFRYPPGHPRQYEHNVYYWHVVAAKMAFIIVLEHIVYLTKFILSYVIPDVPYAVKEQIRREKYLTQVILHETNLKLVTKRLKPIKDEILKHTHTKEGKEEIELDF; from the exons ATGAAGATGGGAGTGGAACTGGAGGCCACAAAATCG GTCATAGATGAGAAACTGACGTTCATCAAGGTCCACATGCCCTGGGACGTGCTGTGCACCTATGGCGAGGTCCTGCACATCAAGCTCCCCATCCAGCCCAACGACCTGGCCTCCCGCCCCTCCCCCTGGCGCTTTTTCTCCTACGTCACCAAGCACTTCTACCCCAACGAGGAGCTGATCGGCAAGGAGACGGAGTTCTTCACTGCGCCCTTCGAGAAAGACCGCCTGGAGTACTTCTACATAAAGGACAAAGATGTCTTCTTCACTCCGTCCATGAGGAGCCGAATG gcATATTACATCCTGAGTCGTGCCCCCTATGAAATAAGAGGAAATACAAAGAAGTTTGGCATCACCAAACTGCTGGACGGCGGAGTGTACAAAGCTGCCTATCCCCTCCATGAC TGCAGGTTCAACGTCCCGTCCACAGAACAGGGCTGCCCCAACGAGAGATTCCTGCTCTATGAAGAATGGGCTCATCCCAAAAGCTTCTACAAGATGCAGCCACTCGACCTAATAAG GAAGTATTATGGAGAGAAGATTGGTATTTACTTTGCCTGGCTGGGCTTCTACACGATGATGCTCGCTCTGGCTGCTGTTGTGGGACTGGGTTGCTTCATTTATGGATGGAAGACTCAAGAAACCAGCACCTGGAG CAAAGAGGTGTGCGACCCGGAGATCGGAGGGAACATAGTAATGTGTCCACAGTGCGACAAGTTCTGCAACTACTGGAGGTTGAACACCACATGTGAAGCGTCAAAA AAACTTAGTATATTTGATAACTTTGGGACCCTGGTGTTTGCAGTTTTCATGTCAATCTGGG TAACATTATTCCTGGAGTTTTGGAAGCGTTACCAGGCGGAGCTGGAGTACGAATGGGACACTGTGGAGTtcctggagcaggaggagccaCCTCGCCCAGAGTATGAGGCCAAGTGTATCTATGAGAGGAAAAATCCTGTCACAGGG gtgaaagaaaaagttccttATACAACCTGTGGACGATGTGTTCGGGTGTCCATTGGAATAGGGACAGTCCTATTCTGG ATTCTGTTGATCCTGGCGTCCATCGTGGCCATCATTGTCTACCGCCTGGCCGTCTTCTTCACCTTCTCCACCAGATTCAGAAGCCAGGAGCTGAAGGAGTTGGAGCCGTTGAAGGAGTACGTGACGCCTCAGATGGCCACTTCTGTCACAGCCTCTCTCATCAGCTTTGTTGTAATTATGATCCTCAACATTCTCTACGAGCGCGTCGCCATCTGGATCACGAACTTTG aactcCCGCGGACCAAGACGGACTACGAGAACAGCTTAACCCTGAAGATGTTCCTCTTTCAGTTTGTCAACTATTACTCCTCGTGTTTCTACATCGCCTTCGCCAAAGGGAAAGCTGCCAGCTACCCTGGACAGCCTGTTTATCTTTTGGGAAAGTACAGGAACGAGGAG TGTGATCCTGGTGGTTGTCTGTTTGAGTTGACCACTCAGCTCTCAATCATTATGAGTGGAAAAGCCATCTGGAACAACATCCAAGAAGTCTTGATGCC TTGGGTGAAGAATTTGATTTCCCGCTACTGCACCCGTGTGACCTCAGAGAAAGTGATCCCTCGCTGGGAGCAGGACTACCAGCTCCAGTCCATTTCAAAACTAGGACTGTTCCATGAATATCTAGAAATGG TCATCCAGTTTGGCTTTGTGACCTTGTTCGTGGCCTCCTTCCCTCTGGCTCCGGTCCTGGCTCTGGTCAACAACCTGTTCGAGATCCGCGTCGACGCTTGGAAAATCATCACGCAGTTTCGCCGCATCATGCCGGAGAAGGCCCAGGACATCGGGGCCTGGCAGCCCATTCTTCAGGGCATCGCCATCTTGGCTGTTGCAACAAAC GCCATGATCATTGCGTTTACATCAGATATGATTCCACGCTTGGTCTACTACTGGTCTTTCTCTGTGTACCCATATGGAGATCAATTTAATAACACAATGGCGGGCTACATCAACAGCTCGCTGTCTATATTCAACACCAGAGATTTCACCAGCATCAGCAGGCCCATTATGGACAACAGCACAACCATCCCAACCTGCAG GTATCGTGATTTCCGTTATCCTCCGGGACACCCCAGACAGTATGAGCACAATGTCTACTACTGGCATGTGGTCGCAGCAAAAATGGCTTTTATAATTGTACTAGAG CACATTGTTTACCTTACCAAGTTCATCCTGTCCTATGTGATCCCAGACGTCCCGTACGCTGTCAAAGAGCAGATCAGACGAGAGAAATACTTGACCCAGGTCATTCTCCACGAGACCAACCTCAAGCTGGTGACCAAACGTTTGAAACCCATCAAAGACGAGATTCTcaagcacactcacacaaaagagggaaaggaggagatAGAGCTGGATTTTTGA